TACTTTTTAATATATTGCGGGTGGCCTTTATGTTTTTATATGACTTTCATTTATTTTAATCCCATCCTCGAATCGCGTTTTGGCTATTCTCCTGTAGACATAATCAAACACAACTTCTATTTAACATGTTTTATGGTTGTTGCTGATATCTTTTGGGCCAATATGAGCCGACACTTCCATCCGATTCGAATCCTAAAGTTTCGGTGGGGGTGCGCTTTCATCCTCATGGTCTCCATACCCTTTCTCATAGATAGTTTGACGAACATTCAGGTGCTTATTTTGATTCAAGTATCCCTTCTTTTCTTCAACTTGAGTGGCTTGCCGGCAGAGGCTGTCTTAATCTACCACTTACCCATCTACCGTCGATTTACCTTTGCGAGCTTCATATACGCCCTCTCTCGCGCCTCGATGTACATCATTACGTCGTTTGGACTGGTGTTCCTGGGAAATTATTTTGGCATCTTTGGCATTTATTTTATCACAATCCCAATAACCCTAGTTTTCCTATACGGTGTTCGTCACTTCGAGAGTTTAGAGCGAAAAATCGGGGTATATCCGAATCTTTCCTTTCCCAGCAAATGAGGGCTATTCTTGCTTAATAGACTGAAGCAAAACATTGGAGGCACATAATTATGTCATCTGAACCAGGAATGAGTCTTAAGAAAGAAAAGAAAGCCTTTAAAATCATCAATTGGCGTGAAGCCTTAAAAGAGGCGACACTAGATCCTGCCGTTAATATTAAAATAGCCTTTCTTGGGGGAGATGACACCATGATGATGGGTGTCACAGAGTTACAACCGGGCACAAAAATCAATGCTCATGTGCATGGACAGGATGTGGAGCTCTACCATATTTTAAAAGGGGAAGGAGAAATCTACATCGGGGCGCAAGAGGGGGAAAGCGTTCGATGGAATGACCCTGTCAGAGTGAAGGATGGAGATGTTTTTGGCATTAATCCCGGAATGGTTCATCAATTAAAAAACACTTCCGATCACCAACCGCTTGTGCTGATATTTAGCACCCCTATGAGCCACCTAAAAGGGGATCGCGTCGTTACATCAGATTATGTAAGCCCCTAGAAAAAAAGAAATTTTGTCGCAAAAATCCCCTCAATCGTGTAAGAAAGGTATAGGCTTACCTAGCAAAAGGTAGGATATTTCAGAGGCATACGAGGTAATGACGCAACGGAACGGTTTAACATCGATATTTATTCTCATTAGGTCTCTTAACGTTGGAGGTGCCGAACGACAGGCTTGTGTCTTAGCAAAAGCGCTTCATGACAAAGGAATGAACGTTACGGTTGGCGTATTCTATTCGGGAGGGGCTCTTGAAGAAGAGCTCCGACAGGCTGGTGTGGCGATCTATCCGCTTGATAAGAAAGGCCGATGGGATTTAGTGGGTTGGTTCTGGCGATATATAAAAGCGATTCGCAAAGTAAACCCCGATGTCATTTATAGTTTCCTGACCACCTCTAACATCGTTGCCCTTGCGGGACGTCTGTTCATTAACAAACCCGTCGTTTGGGGAATTCGCGCGTCCTATATGAATCTTGAAGCTTATGATTGGTTGGCAAAACTAACGGCTTGGGTCGAAAATAAACTATCCCGATTCGCAAATATCATCATTTTTAACGCCCAATACAGTCGCCAGTACCATGAATCGCTGGGGTATCGCCTTCAAAGGGCGATGGTTATCCCTAATGGCATTGATACGGATGTGTTTCGACCTCAAGGGGAATCGGTTAAGGATGCCACTCGGGATCAGTTGGGCATTCCGCGTGATGCTGTTGTGGTTGGCATGTTGGCCCGCGTTGACCCCATGAAAGATTATGAGACCTATTTAAACTCAGCGAACGCTTTGATTTTGCGTCATAAAAAGTTGTATTTTATTGCAGCTGGTGCGGGCACGAAAGAGGCGCCTTGGACTTATCCCCCTCGGTTCATTCCCCTAGGCATTTGGAAAAATGTTCCAGAATTATTAAATGCGTTGGACATCATGGTATTAAGTTCTTTTGGGGAGGGGTTCCCAAATGTCGTCGGCGAGGCCATGGCTTGCGGAATACCCACAATTGTGTCAGATGTTGGGGATGCTGCATATATTGTAGGAGATCAAGGCATGACAATTCCTTCCAAAGACCCTGCAGCTCTTATTCAAGCTATTGAAACCTACTTAAAAAAGCCCCCTTCTCAAAAGGCTATTCGAAATCGCATTGTTACGCATTTTAGTGTAACGCAAATGGTTGATCTCACTCTCCAAACCTTAACGAGAGCCTGTCATCGCCCATGAAAATTGCACATATCATTACTGGACTTGATTTAGGCGGAGCAGAGCGGCAACTCCAAGCCCTTGTCACCACCCAAGATGACCCTACACTTTCCCATGTTGTTATATCTTTGAAAGATGAAGGTATCATCGGGAAGCAATTGGCCTGCCAACCGGGCGTCCATCTCTATTGCTTAAACTTACACAAGTCTTTCCGCGGCCTTTGGCAGCTCTATAAGATTTTGCGCCGAGAAAAACCAGATGTTGTTCAAACATGGCTTTATCATGCGGATTTAATTGGCCTCATTATTGGTAAATTAGCCCGTGTTCCTTATATCGTATGGAATATTCGATGTTCCAACATGGACTTGTCGAAGTATTCAAAATCAACGGGACTTGTTATAAAACTTTTGAAATACCTCTCAAAATTTCCAAATGCCCTTATTGCCAATTCGAGAGCAGGGCAAAACTTTCACACACGTCTCGGTTACAAACCGCGTCAATGGGTTCTTATCCCCAATGGCATTGATACGGACCTCTTTCACCCAAATAGCTTTTTCCGCCAAGAATTTCGCAGATCTCTCAAGATTCCACAAAATGCACTTGTCGTGGGTATGCTGGGTCGGGTGGATCCCATGAAAGATCACAAGACCTTCCTGGTAGCCATGGAACACCTATCCCATATCAACGAGGATATCTATTGCCTTGTCGCAGGCAAGGGAACCGATGATGCCCCTTGGCAGGTCACTCTTCCGCGACTCGAGAGACTCGGGATGTTGGAAAATGCCCCTGAGTTCATAAATGCTCTCGATATCATGGTGTTATCTTCTGCTTTTGGAGAGGGTTTTCCCAATGTGGTTGGAGAGGCGATGGCGTGTGGAATTCCAACGATCGTAACCGATGTGGGTGATGCAGCTGCTTTGGTTCAAACCCCAGAACAAATTGTTCCCCCAAAGAATGTTGGCGAACTCATTCATGCTTTAAAGAGGCTTCTTGCTCACTCCACTGAAGAAAGACGGGAAATTGGTCAAAAAAGTCGCGAACGCATCTTAAAGAATTTTAGCCTTCCAACAATGCGGCAACGGTATGCGCTCTTTTATAAGAGTTTGAGATAATGAGAATTATATATGCTTAAAACAGGAATCTATCGTACTGAGCAGTTGAATGATCCAAAGCAACTCATATACAGGTCTCAAGAGGATAAAAAAATCTCAATAACGCTCTATCATAGTGTTATTGATGACCCCTCTAAAACCGAGATTGCAGAGCAAATTCTGTTAAACTTTACGGATGAGCGTGGCGCCTATAAAAGAACATATTCAAATCGATTTGAGGATTTTGATCAACAAACTCTTAAAGAGATCCAACGTTATTTTACGCAAGATCATCCCTTAATGCTTCACGATGCCGGGGTCAGTGATGGAAGAACATCTTGTGATTTTTTTCACAAAATCCAGCCCCTCTTTCCGAAGGTCAATTATCATGCATCAGATTATGATCCCCAAATATTTACGATTGAATCTGGAAGGACAAAAGTCGTTTTCAATAAGCACAACAAAGTTCTCGAAATTGTTTTCCCTCCTTTTGTTTTCAATGGGAATCGAGATGCCTATCGTTATCCCATAAATCACATTATTCGTTATTTGTTAGACAAAACACTTATCAAAAGACTCCTTTCAAAATATCAACAGGGCCTCATCAAAGCTCAAATGGATTTGTTATTTTGTCATCAGGCGATCGCTCTTTCTCAAAACGATAAACGCTTCCATCTTGAGCAGCATGATCTGTTGAAGGCCTTACCTGTTAAAAATTCCATTGATATATTTCGGGCAATGAACATCTTAAATCCAAGCTATTTTAGCCGCCAAGAGTTTGAAACCATCCTCACCCATATTTATGACGGACTGACGAAGCAAGGGCTTTTCATAACAGGATCCAATGAAGAATCCAACACAACCGTCAATGGGGGGATTTTTCAAAAAACGCTCACAGGATTTGAAAAAGTAGGGCATTCTGGAACAGGATCAGCGATAGAATCCATCATTTCGAATTACAGATCGCCTCGTCAAGATTAGGAAAAAACATATGTGTGGCATTACGGGATTTTGGTCATTTACATCTAAATTATCTGACTATTCCTTTGATCGGATTGCTCAAGAAATGGCGGATCAACTGTCAAGCAGAGGGCCAGATTCAAGCGGCGTGTGGTGGGAAAAGGAAGCTCATTTAGCCTTTGGACACCGACGCCTTGCAATTGTTGATTTAACCGAAACGGGTCATCAACCGATGATCTCTTCCTCAGGACGCTTTGTGATCACCTATAATGGAGAAGTTTATAACGCTCCAGAAATTCATGAAAATCTGATCTCTAAAGGATACACTTTTCGAGGGACTTCAGACACAGAAGTTATTTTAACGGCGTGTGAAGCCTATGGTGTTGAAGAAGCAACGAAACAGCTCATCGGAATGTTTGCGTTCGCATTGTGGGATGCACAAGACCACAAACTTCACCTTGTTCGGGATCGCCTCGGCATTAAGCCCCTATACTGGGGGATACATCAACAAACCTTGTTCTTTGGGTCTCAAGTCAAGAGCTTTCGCCCCCACCCCCTTTGGCGCCCTGAACTGAATAGAGATGCGTTGCCCAACTATTTTCGGTTCAATTATATCCCCGGCCCTGCGTCCATTTATAAAGACATTCAAAAATTGCCTCCGGGATGTATTGCGACCATTGAAGGGCAAAATAAAGTATCGGTAAAGCCTTATTGGACGATGAATGAGGCAATTCAAGGAGGTCAATCTCACCCTTTTCAATCTCCTTCCGAGTGGGTTGATCAACTGGACACTCTCTTAAAAGATGCTGTCAAGCGATGCATGGTCTCGGACGTTCCCATAGGAGCCTTTCTGTCAGGCGGTATCGATAGTTCAACGGTCGTTGCTTTAATGCAAAGCGTCAGCTCAACCCCTGTTCAAACCTTTAGCATTGGGTTTGATGAAGAGGGTTATAATGAAGCAACTCATGCCGCAGCCGTTGCGCGTCATCTTGGAACGCACCATCACGAGCTCTATTTAAAATCAAGGGAGGCTTTAGATATCATCCCCACCATACCACAGTGGTGCGATGAGCCTTTTGCAGACCCATCCCAAATTCCAACCTTTCTCGTATCACGCCTCGCCCAAAAGCACTTAAAGGTTTGCTTATCTGGGGATGGAGGGGACGAGTTTTTTGCAGGCTACAATCGCTATTTTCAAGCCAACCAGCTGTGGAAATGGGTATCGCCTTTGCCACTTCCTTTACGGAAATTGTCAGCATCAGGAATCAAACTCTTATCCCCTTCCCAATGGGATTTTTTGGCCAACTTCATCCCAGGAAAAAAGAGTCATCCCATGGTGGGGGACAGAGCCCATAAACTGGCAAGCTTGCTCGTCTGTCCCGATCGTAGAAACCTTTACCTCAACCTCATCAGCCTTTGGAATAACCCAACAGATCTGGTACCAGGTGCCAAAGACCAACTCTCTTCACTTTGGATTTCAGATTCAACAAGTTCGAAGAATTCCTTTATTGAAGAGATGCAATACCTCGACAGTGTGACCTATCTGCCGGACGATATTTTATCAAAAGTTGATTATGCCAGCATGGCCGTCAGTTTAGAAAGTCGTGTGCCCTTGCTTGATCATCGTGTCGTTGAGCTCTCATGGAAAATTCCTCTTGAGCTGAAGCTAAAACATCCCCAAGGGAAATGGATTTTGCGCCAAGTATTGAAGAAGTATGTTCCAGAATCCCTCACGGAGCGCCCAAAGATGGGATTTGGTGTTCCCATAGATCAATGGCTGAGAGGGGCTTTGCGCCCCTGGGCGGAGGAGCTTTTATCGGAAGCATCCTTAAGCGATTCTGGCCTAAATTCCATCCCTATTCGCCATCGGTGGGCCGAACATGTGTCAGGCACCCGAAACTGGCAGTACTCCCTTTGGTCCATCCTCATGTTCCAGGCTTGGAGGAAGTCTGTGGGAACAACATAGATTTTTTACGAATTCGAATTCTCATCCATCCTTCGACAACCCCCGCAAGACATATGGCAGAATCCCACCATTGCGGAAATAATCCACCTCGTCTTGTGTGTCGATGCGGCACAAAAGTGTATGACTACTCACTTGACCATCGGGTCTCGTAATTGCGGCTGTAACGGTCATCCCAGGCTTAATATCTCCGCTCACCCCTGTAATATCAATGACCTCATCCCCTGTAAGGCCAAGGGTTTTGCGACTTTCGCCATTAAGAAAAGTGAGGGGCAAAACGCCCATGCCAACCAAGTTGGAGCGATGAATGCGCTCAAAGCTCTCGGCAATCACTGCTTTTACGCCCAGCAAAAGAGGGCCCTTTGCAGCCCAATCCCGCGAAGATCCCGTCCCATATTCTTTCCCTGCAAACACGATGAGCGGCGTTCCTTCTTCTTGATATTTCATGGCCGCTGTATAGATGGGCAACACTTCAGCCGCAGAACCGTTGCGCGCAAAATATTTGGTGAGACCCCCCGTTGTTCCGGGGAGCATCTCATTACTCAATCGGATGTTGGCAAAGGTCCCGCGCATCATGATTTCATGATTTCCGCGACGCGCCCCATAACTGTTGAAGTCATTAATGGGAACGCCGAAGTGTTGAAGATACTCCCCAGCGGGACCATCGGTTTTAATGCTGCCTGCCGGAGAAATATGATCCGTCGTCACGCTATCCCCCAGCACAGCTAAAATGCGCGCACCTTTAACGTCTGATAATTTTCCAAGCGTCGAGGTGATCCCCTCAAAGTAAGGGGGGTTTTTGACGTACGTACTATTGTCTTTCCAAGAATAAGTGAGGCTGGCCTTTTCTTGAATTTTCGCCCAAGCGTCGTCCCCTTTAAACACATCTGCATACCGTTTGCGAAACATTTCAGGCGTTAAGAATTGATCGATGGCCTGTTGAATTTCAGCATCTGTTGGCCATACATCTTTAAGATATACGGGGTTGCCATCGGTGTCATGCCCAAGAGGTTCTGTGGTCAAATCGATGAGCATGGATCCCGCCAACGCATAGGCAACAACAAGGGGGGGAGAGCATAAGAAATTCGCTTTCACATGAGAATTAATGCGCCCCTCAAAGTTTCGATTCCCCGAAAGAACAGCGCACATCGTCAGGTCATGAGACTCGATGGCTTTTGCAATTTCGGGGCTCAAGGGGCCTGAATTTCCGATGCACGTTGTGCATCCATATCCCACCAAATTGAACCCCAAAGCATCTAAATCTTTATCCAGCCCAGACTTTTCCAAATAGTCTGAGACCACTTGAGATCCAGGAGCCAGGGACGTT
This window of the Alphaproteobacteria bacterium genome carries:
- a CDS encoding cupin domain-containing protein yields the protein MSSEPGMSLKKEKKAFKIINWREALKEATLDPAVNIKIAFLGGDDTMMMGVTELQPGTKINAHVHGQDVELYHILKGEGEIYIGAQEGESVRWNDPVRVKDGDVFGINPGMVHQLKNTSDHQPLVLIFSTPMSHLKGDRVVTSDYVSP
- a CDS encoding glycosyltransferase, producing MTQRNGLTSIFILIRSLNVGGAERQACVLAKALHDKGMNVTVGVFYSGGALEEELRQAGVAIYPLDKKGRWDLVGWFWRYIKAIRKVNPDVIYSFLTTSNIVALAGRLFINKPVVWGIRASYMNLEAYDWLAKLTAWVENKLSRFANIIIFNAQYSRQYHESLGYRLQRAMVIPNGIDTDVFRPQGESVKDATRDQLGIPRDAVVVGMLARVDPMKDYETYLNSANALILRHKKLYFIAAGAGTKEAPWTYPPRFIPLGIWKNVPELLNALDIMVLSSFGEGFPNVVGEAMACGIPTIVSDVGDAAYIVGDQGMTIPSKDPAALIQAIETYLKKPPSQKAIRNRIVTHFSVTQMVDLTLQTLTRACHRP
- a CDS encoding glycosyltransferase yields the protein MKIAHIITGLDLGGAERQLQALVTTQDDPTLSHVVISLKDEGIIGKQLACQPGVHLYCLNLHKSFRGLWQLYKILRREKPDVVQTWLYHADLIGLIIGKLARVPYIVWNIRCSNMDLSKYSKSTGLVIKLLKYLSKFPNALIANSRAGQNFHTRLGYKPRQWVLIPNGIDTDLFHPNSFFRQEFRRSLKIPQNALVVGMLGRVDPMKDHKTFLVAMEHLSHINEDIYCLVAGKGTDDAPWQVTLPRLERLGMLENAPEFINALDIMVLSSAFGEGFPNVVGEAMACGIPTIVTDVGDAAALVQTPEQIVPPKNVGELIHALKRLLAHSTEERREIGQKSRERILKNFSLPTMRQRYALFYKSLR
- the asnB gene encoding asparagine synthase (glutamine-hydrolyzing) produces the protein MCGITGFWSFTSKLSDYSFDRIAQEMADQLSSRGPDSSGVWWEKEAHLAFGHRRLAIVDLTETGHQPMISSSGRFVITYNGEVYNAPEIHENLISKGYTFRGTSDTEVILTACEAYGVEEATKQLIGMFAFALWDAQDHKLHLVRDRLGIKPLYWGIHQQTLFFGSQVKSFRPHPLWRPELNRDALPNYFRFNYIPGPASIYKDIQKLPPGCIATIEGQNKVSVKPYWTMNEAIQGGQSHPFQSPSEWVDQLDTLLKDAVKRCMVSDVPIGAFLSGGIDSSTVVALMQSVSSTPVQTFSIGFDEEGYNEATHAAAVARHLGTHHHELYLKSREALDIIPTIPQWCDEPFADPSQIPTFLVSRLAQKHLKVCLSGDGGDEFFAGYNRYFQANQLWKWVSPLPLPLRKLSASGIKLLSPSQWDFLANFIPGKKSHPMVGDRAHKLASLLVCPDRRNLYLNLISLWNNPTDLVPGAKDQLSSLWISDSTSSKNSFIEEMQYLDSVTYLPDDILSKVDYASMAVSLESRVPLLDHRVVELSWKIPLELKLKHPQGKWILRQVLKKYVPESLTERPKMGFGVPIDQWLRGALRPWAEELLSEASLSDSGLNSIPIRHRWAEHVSGTRNWQYSLWSILMFQAWRKSVGTT